One genomic segment of Gossypium arboreum isolate Shixiya-1 chromosome 3, ASM2569848v2, whole genome shotgun sequence includes these proteins:
- the LOC108474992 gene encoding uncharacterized protein LOC108474992, which produces MESEFSDKVEYNAFTQKWSENTQLEKGDSLAEGYRAMAQFWNSAYSCFTFENMDLTPTIEEYTTLLRCPKFQTDKIYSRIINVPTFVKRLMNITGMNEQWVVARVQQKGDGKCIPWVSLRELILTHPDMKRRVDVFALSVYGLVVFPKALRQIDEAVTNLFDQLGKGITPVPAILAETFRYLNTCRRAGKGRFIGCAQLLLVWFNSHFWKMEKVSYQPFLRNFSHLKEIAATPRRDDISEERWMAILQNLQEDDIEWRALWMVPGEILFRCGDYDWVLLLEIWGGIGYALFLISRVNDNILRPNLEDARLIKEYLRVVPFELEIIKQDFEKKSSELEKKIEQLEVEKVYLKLDVDVQKSEAENLRKGKRKVEEDLASLKDYYKRYRPSVKKAGLGKTSEQWRQEIQEEKAKTNQWKKKFHDTKAREVGLEKSLDDSQNEKEMLRAWVAELENALHQHRSRNSVIELKASLSRIEDLKGKVEELESTLQNCELRIERPEANNGQLSEQLH; this is translated from the exons ATGGAAAGCGAATTCTCTGATAAAGTGGAGTATAATGCGTTTACCCAGAAATGGTCAGAGAACACACAATTAGAGAAGGGTGACAGTTTGGCGGAAGG GTACCGAGCCATGGCTCAATTCTGGAATTCTGCTTACAGCTGTTTTACTTTCGAAAATATGGATTTAAcacctactatagaagaatataCAACTTTGCTTAGATGTCCGAAGTTTCAAACCGACAAGATTTATTCTAGAATCATCAATGTCCCAACTTTCGTCAAGAGATTGATGAATATTACCGGGATGAATGAGCAGTGGGTTGTGGCTCGAGTCCAGCAGAAGGGTGATGGGAAGTGTATCCCTTGGGTAAGTTTGAGAGAGCTGATTCTGACGCATCCTGATATGAAGAGAAGAGTCGACGTCTTTGCTTTGAGTGTTTATGGGTTGGTCGTTTTCCCTAAGGCTTTAAGGCAAATAGACGAAGCAGTTAccaatttatttgaccaacttggTAAAGGGATCACACCTGTTCCTGCAATATTAGCTGAGACTTTCAGATATTTGAATACATGCCGAAGAGCAGGCAAAGgcagatttattggatgtgcacagcttTTATTAGTTTGGTTCAATAGCCACTTTTGGAAGATGGAGAAGGTCTCTTATCAACCCTTCCTTCGAAATTTCTCTCATTTGAAGGAAATAGCAGCTACGCCGAGGAGGGACGATATATCAGAGGAGAGATGGATGGCAATACTTCAAAATCTCCAAGAGGATGATATCGAGTGGAGAGCTCTTTGGATGGTTCCCGGTGAGATTCTTTTCCGGTGTGGAGATTATGATTGGGTTCTTTTGTTAGAGATTTGGGGAGGCATTGGTTATGCCCTTTTCCTCATATCGAG GGTTAATGATAACATTCTGAGGCCAAATCTAGAAGATGCTCGATTGATAAAGGAATATCTACGAGTCGTCCCCTTtgagttggaaattataaagcaaGACTTTGAAAAGAAAAGttcggagttagaaaagaaaatagaacagTTGGAAGTGGAAAAGGTGTACTTGAAGCTGGATGTGGATGTTCAAAAGTCGGAGGCCGAGAATTTGAGAAAAGgaaagagaaaagttgaagagGACCTTGCTAGCTTGAAGGATTATTACAAGAGATATCGTCCATCAGTGAAGAAGGCTGGTTTAGGTAAAACGTCTGAACAGTGGAGGCAAGAAATCCAAGAAGAAAAAGCTAAAACTAACCAGTGGAAGAAGAAGTTCCATGATACTAAGGCACGAGAGGTTGGGTTAGAGAAAAGCTTAGATGATAGTCAAAATGAAAAGGAGATGTTAAGGGCCTGGGTAGCTGAGTTAGAGAATGCACTACACCAGCATCGGAGTCGAAACTCGGTGATTGAATTAAAGGCCAGCTTAAGTAGGATCGAGGATTTGAAAGGAAAAGTAGAAGAACTGGAGTCTACACTTCAGAATTGTGAGCTCCGAATTGAACGACCGGAAGCAAATAACGGTCAGTTAAGCGAGCAACTTCATTGA